In the genome of Cercospora beticola chromosome 2, complete sequence, one region contains:
- a CDS encoding uncharacterized protein (MEROPS:MER0033274), giving the protein MSSSQAPPSSPPAANVDAMNGPIHSPGATREERRRSFLPNLLPHNYKDERDRRRYVAVNNRPRWVLHLQATFWRVLMQLGMFFHRFAPPRPPKPSFWYMIDSTVSGMPGQICLYFYTPPDYDTQQRLWTGWPDTEESDEEELRSPRERQRARMSVGSIGDGLRRRSRSFRRWGSYPVIINFHGGGFTLGSPHDDARWCGTVVQELDAVVVSVDYRRAPENPFPTAVEDGVDAVLFVHQHAEDLGLDREKIMLSGFSSGGNMAFTVPLRLYDHLTGFHRETLEDSDDTLPREGSEEGERYPLRQWNADDSASSCSTKAPTDPNNLILDPNKPPPPVPGRPTKNNTTVGERALNVPSVKIRGIIPWYPSLDYTRTREERRATGLRADQELPAFFTNLFDDSYLHPPKDVTLDSPYLSPAVAPTDLLRNALPDEIIMHTCEYDMLLDEGKIFYDRLTSDEIGKNVTYTMVPGVPHGWDKAPNPWRPTPGVREYYLKACKEMRRILGEPYRGDGMNNARQSVVN; this is encoded by the coding sequence ATGAGTTCGTCCCAAGCACCGCCCTCCTCGCCTCCTGCTGCCAATGTCGACGCCATGAATGGACCGATCCATAGCCCCGGTGCTACCCGCGAAGAACGACGACGCTCATTCCTCCCAAACTTGCTTCCGCACAATTACAAAGACGAGCGAGACCGGCGGCGATACGTGGCTGTGAATAATCGACCACGATGGGTGTTGCACTTGCAGGCCACATTCTGGCGGGTGCTCATGCAGCTTGGCATGTTTTTCCATCGCTTTGCGCCTCCAAGACCGCCGAAGCCGTCGTTTTGGTATATGATTGATAGCACGGTGTCGGGCATGCCGGGGCAGATATGTCTCTACTTTTACACACCGCCGGACTATGATACGCAGCAACGGCTATGGACTGGTTGGCCGGATACTGAAGagagcgacgaggaagagctgaGATCACCGCGAGAGCGCCAGAGGGCTCGAATGAGCGTTGGCTCGATAGGTGATGGGCTGCGCAGAAGGAGTCGCAGCTTTCGCAGATGGGGGAGTTATCCTGTGATTATCAATTTCCATGGCGGAGGCTTCACATTGGGCTCACCGCACGATGATGCGAGGTGGTGCGGCACGGTAGTCCAAGAGCTGGACGCTGTTGTGGTTTCGGTGGATTATCGGCGAGCTCCGGAAAATCCATTCCCTACAGCCGTGGAAGATGGCGTGGATGCAGTTCTGTTCGTGCATCAGCACGCAGAAGATCTTGGTCTAGATCGCGAGAAGATCATGCTCTCCGGTTTCTCATCTGGAGGCAATATGGCGTTTACAGTACCATTACGGCTGTACGACCATTTGACTGGATTCCATCGGGAGACGTTGGAGGACTCCGACGATACTCTACCTAGAGAAGGgagtgaagaaggagagcgaTATCCATTGCGACAATGGAACGCAGACGATTCGGCATCGAGTTGCTCGACGAAAGCGCCGACCGATCCAAACAACCTTATCCTGGATCCGAAcaagcctcctccgcctgttCCTGGCCGGCCAACAAAGAATAACACCACAGTTGGCGAACGAGCTCTGAATGTGCCTTCAGTAAAGATTAGAGGCATTATACCATGGTATCCTTCATTGGACTACACCAGGACCCGAGAAGAACGCCGAGCGACTGGGCTGCGGGCAGACCAAGAGCTCCCTGCTTTCTTCACGAATCTCTTCGACGACTCCTACCTGCATCCTCCAAAGGATGTCACACTAGACTCGCCCTACCTATCACCGGCCGTGGCACCCACCGATCTTCTTCGAAACGCATTACCGGATGAGATCATCATGCACACGTGCGAGTACGACATGTTGCTGGACGAGGGAAAGATTTTCTACGATCGTCTCACATCAGATGAGATCGGGAAGAACGTCACATACACCATGGTGCCTGGTGTACCGCACGGCTGGGACAAGGCGCCGAACCCGTGGCGACCTACGCCAGGTGTGCGAGAGTACTACCTCAAGGCTTGCAAAGAGATGCGACGCATTCTTGGCGAACCGTACCGTGGGGATGGGATGAATAATGCGAGACAGAGTGTGGTCAATTGA